One Rouxiella sp. S1S-2 genomic window, TGCTCGCTGTCAGCACACCAAACGGCCTTTATATTGGCAACGCCAACATTATTCCGGCTAACCCGCGCAAGTATCTCTATCACGCATACCTGTCGTTTATGGAAGCGCGAGGGCATCAGCGCCCTATGAGCCTGACGGCCTTTGGTCGGGCTGTACCGCAAACGTTAAGGGAGTATGAAATTGAATTTTTGAAGCGGAAGACTAATCAGGGAATGCAGACCAACCTCACCTTAAACGATGACAGTGAGGCGGATTGGTTGCCGAAGTGCGAAACGCCTTAAGCTAACGTGAATTTGTACTGTATGAAATCACTGTGCATTTAGATTGATATTTTGGCCTGCTTGCAGGCCTTTTGTCCCATAGGTAAGGGAAATGCAGTCATTGAATGCCTATTAATAAAACTACTATTTTACTAAATAAATTTATGACAAAATATTTTACTTTTTTCTAAAATCAACAAAACCTATAACTCTGGCGGGTATGAACATGGAAATCAACAACAGAGAATATGCGGTGATCATTTACACGCTCATTCTATTCCTGTTTTTTTTTACAAAAAGGAACATCAGGGAATTGCTTTTTGAGATGTTAAGATTATTTATGCATAGGAAAATACTTTACCCACTAATGATGGCAGCGGGGTGGGTAATGGTTTGCATAACAGTTTTAAATAATCTAGGGATTTGGAGTATCAACAATCTTAAAACCACTATTGTGTGGAGCATAACCTTTGCATTTGCATCTTTATTTGAAATAAAAAAAGTTGAAGAAGAAAAATACTTCTTCAAAAAACAAGTTAAAAATACACTGAGCATTACTGTAATATTGATTTTCATAATGGAGTTACAAACATTCTCTTTTATCTCAGAAATGATCATACTGCCTATAATCACTTTCTTATCTCTACTTATAGTAGTAGGCGATATAAAAGAAGAAACTAAAAAAGTCAGCACTATTATTAAATATTTATTATCTATCTTTGTCATTTTTTACTTCATTCACTCATTATATATATCCCTACAATCTCCCTTCGAGACATTTTCAAAAAATAACTTAACTGAGTTTCTAACCCCTATAACTCTATCATTGATGTTTTTACCTTTCGTTTACATATTCTATTTAACTCAAGCCTATGAAACTGCCTTTGTTAGCTTGGAGTTTAGATTCGATAACAAAGAAATTTTAAAAAAAGCCAAGCTTCTAATCATCATGAAATTCAGAAACGATGTTAATAACATGCGTATTCTTATTCGGGAATTAAATCACATTAATAACATCGATGAACTTAATGATAAAATACATGAGATAAAAGAAAGAATTAAAAACCAATCCGACGCATCAATAAATAGACAATACGGCACATGGTCACCATTTATTGCCAAAAACTTATTATCTAAAATTGGTTTAGTGACTAATGATTATCATCCTTCAGAAGATGAATGGTGGGCATATAGCCCCATGATTGAAATTGGAGAAGGAGAAATCATTAAAGATAATATTGCATTTTATATTTACGGAAACCAGAACTCAGTAAAAAAATTCAAGATACGATCACATATTAATAATTTACCGATATCAAATATAACACTTGATTTTCTAAAACTAGCCTGCACGAAACTAATTTCTCAAGCAGCTCCAGAAATCAATGTAGACATAGATAACTTAGTTAATCATTCAAAGGACATGAAAATAGAACAGAGTAATTATAGAATTTCAGTTACCAAAGAAAATTTTGAAGGTTCAATAAAAGGTTATACGTTAAATTTAAGTATAGAGAAAACATCCTCTTTATGAAGTTCTGGAACTATTGGTTGATTTATGGACAGGTTATCTTTGATAGCACCTGTCCTAAGAATTTAAGCAAAACGATTAACTTATTATAAGACTCGAAAACTGCAAGTTCATTTAATGTGCAGACCATCAACTCGTCACTTATAGTGAACTGATTTCATCTACTAATCACCGCATAACTAACTGTTTATTATAATCATTAATACAAAAGTGAACACTGTGACCAGTTTTTCTATAAATCTTTTTGTATCGCGTAGGCTAGTCAGAGGCACCCTACTCAAAGCGTTCAAAATATGAACATAACGAAGTACGATTATCTGCATTGGTATACGTTTAGGTATACACCACAAACCTGAATTCGTAATTAACTAGTTAAAACATTAAGTTAGCTAATTTTCTCAACTTCCCCCAGCCCAAATAGTACTCCGGTTATTACCAGATAAGTCCGGAGAAGTACGAAGAGCCCGCACCCCACAAGGTCTGCGGGCTTTTTTGTGTCCGTGATAGTCCAGTATCGTCCTCGTATATCCACCATTTATTGGACTGCCTTTAGGCCTACGCTACGATGTAGTCCAAAACAGTAGGCCTATTCATGGAAGGGGCCAGATATGGCGAATCTATACTGACCTAAAAGCCTGCTTTACTCATTACTTTGTTTGAAATTCAAACAGCTCTCGATGCCGGGCAAGGTACGGCAAGTTCTGCGGCTTGATGGCGGAAATTTCCAGGCTTTTCGAGAGACCTAACTTTTCGAGAACCTCATCGGTAATTAATTTACCTAACAACAGTGCGCCTTCATCAGTGAAACTAATAAGGCCCTTATCGAACAACTTATCTATGTTGGGAGATAGCAGAAAACCGTTAAATGGGTCGATGCGTTCATGTGGTTCACTAAGAGACCAAGGAAGGATATGGGAAGCTATCAGAAGTTCCGTATAATCTAGGCCGGTTGCTGAACACTTGCCATTCCAGATGTCGATGAGATTCTTTCTGTAGGGCCCCTGTCCGATTCTAGCCTTGATCATAATTTCTCGGACTGTATCTCGATCCGCGACATCCTCTTTTTCAATAGTGTTATCAGGCATGTCGAAGTTATCAACTATATATGCAGTACTTTGGATATGACTTAAAAGCAATACGCCAGCTGCTGAAGGGATCGCTGACATATAAAACTGCGCACATTGTTTTTTTGAAGTGAAAACTTTAGGTATACATTGAGTATTATAATTTTCGATGAAAAAATCTTTAAATTCATCGGCTTTAATAGGATCCGGAATTCGGTTAGTTCAACATCTACTTTCCAGCCCTCCTTCTGCCATTTATCAAATGTTAGGTTTTGAGGTCGATCTGCTGGGTAACAATCAGACAGGGCTTTAGCTAGGCATAAAATTTCACCATTGCGATAGCAAAATATTACATCGCCTTTTTTACCTTAGCTACAGCTGACCAACCTATATTGACATACTTGGTCTCTTTTATTTCGTTAAAGCTGAACTGTGGCGCCCACAGAAACTTATGCTCGAGGACCTCGTCGTAACTGCCCCTAAGTTAACCTTAAAAAAATTCATCCCTAGACTCGCTGTTGTTAGTGAAAGGTATAACTGCTGGTTTTACCTAATTTGTTAGTAAAACTTTAAGTTAAATCATTTTCAACCAATAACTGTCGATACACTCAGAATGTTAAATATGGACAACTTCTAGACCGCAACTCCACCCATTAGCCAACCGATAGGCCTACCCTACAAACCTGAACTCACATTTTCCTTTTACCTACCAACCACCTCCGTGCAGAACAACTTTCCCAGCCGACTTGCCCCAGCCCGTTGCCCTCCCCCCAAATTCATTCACTTATTTAACCTGATAAAAACATGCTTGCACGTTCGCCTAACATTAATTGACATCGGTCATGTAACTAAGCGAAAGACCTAACATAAGGTTGATACTTCGCCACTTAGCCTATAATGTGGAACCTCTTTATTTTCATTAAAATCAATAACATAAGAATTATAAATGCATTTCACCTCCTACATAGGTTAAATATATATATGGCGAAGAATATTAAGAAATCATCTAAAAGCGTTTCGCATCTCGCGGCAAAAATTCTCAATAATCCCAAAGCTTCAGCCATTGAGAAAAGCTTAGCCGGTTCTGTACTTTCTCAGTCTGGAACTGAAAATCAGACTGGCGAAGACCTGCAAACTATCGCCTCCACGGCTTTAAAAAATCCTGCGTCTAATGAGGTGACTCAAACACTCGCAGGCTCCGTTGTTTCACAGTCGACGAAGGACCGTTAGTTCGTTGAAAGCCGAGGATTTATGCCTCGGCAACTCAAACATAGGAGCTGAGCTCTCATTATCAAGCGTTAGCCATCCGCGCAAATCCTCTATTAAAATCAACGTCCAAAAATCATCGCCCGGTATTGACGAAATCCTCTATGCTTTTCCCACCATTCCTGCCAGTGAGCTAAATCATGCTTTTTGATTTATCTGATGACGACGTGCCTTATCGCGCACTGATTGCACGCGACCCAGCCTATGACGGCCTTGCATTTGTTGGCGTAAAAATATCGGTATTTTACTCATCGATAACTCATCAGTATGCTCATTAGATAAATAATTCACACTATCGTTAGCTAAAGAGGGTTCAGCGATGTTTTCACACATAACATTAGGCATTAACGATTTTGAACAAGCCTTCTCTTTCTACAACGCGGTGCTGACTCCGCTTGGCCTGAAGCTGCGTTTTTGCGACCGCAGCGTACCCTGGGCCGCCTGGCAGCTCGCCGAGGCCGATCGGCCGCTGTTAGTGATCACCCGTCCTCAGAACAAACAGGCCGCTACTCCGGGGAATGGTCAAATGACGGCATTTCTTACATCATCACGTGCTCTTGTAGATGAAATTTATAAAACGGCGATGGCATCGGGCGGCGAATGTGAAGGAAAACCGGGCCTGCGCCCTGACTATCACGCAAACTATTATGGCGCTTATTTCCGTGACCTCGAGGGTAACAAACTGCACGTTTGCTGCCACAATGATGAATAAAACCATGCTAGCCCTTCCTACACCCTCATTTAGGTGGGCTATGACACGGGGGATTCACTTGACCTTTGCTCAGGCTCAACGCCATTATCGGTGCAGAATTTACTTATAAAGTACTGACCGAGGTAGGGATGGAAAAGTATCAGTTACAAATGACCGATGTCATTGATGATGAAATAAAAAAGGTCATTGGTGATGGGCTGGATAGCTTTAATGTCGACACTGCTGGCATTCAGGACAGGCAGTCGCTGGCTATTGTTGTTAAAGACCCTGAAACGGGCAAAGTGCTGGGCGGCATGCTCGGACGATCTTCCCTCGGTCTGCTGTTTGTGGAACTGTTTTATCTTCCTAAAGAGCTTAGAGGCTCAGGTCTGGGTTCCAGAATTCTGCGTCAATTTGAGCAAGAAGGCGCGAGACGGGGATGCTCCGCGGCGGTGCTTTATACCCTCAGTTTCCAGGCCCCCGATTTTTACACCAAGCACGGCTGGCAGCGCTTTGGAGAAGTTCCTTGCCTCCCGACCGGCAGTAGCAGAGTGTTTATGAGTAAAGCCATACTTTCGCCATCACTCGCTTGAGTACCTAAAATACCGCCAATCATTGATTCTACTAACGTCGAGGATGTAACGATTTAAGTAAGGAATATAAAATGGCGGGATCTTATCGATCCCGCCAAATCATCTCAACACAGTCCAGATCCGTTTGTGCTGAGTGAGAGAAATATTTTCCACGCGACACCACGCTGAATCCCTGTTTTTCATAAAATCCCACCGCATTCGGTGTAGACGACAACGTCAGTTGTTTGATATCCAGGCTTCTGGCCTGCTGCTTAATGGCCGAAATAATCGCCGACGCCAAGCCTTTGCCCTGATACTCCGGCAATGTAAAAATAGCCTCGACATTCCCGGTTACCAAGTCAAGATAACCGCACGCACAGGGCGTGGTTCCCTCTGATGCGTCGATGAGGAAAACCTGATTTTCTGCGATGACTTTTTTCATTCCCTCCGGCATGATTTCGGGCGTAAAGGCGCTTAAGGTTGACGACTCATAAACCTCGGCACAACCATGACGAAACGCGCGATTACGTAATTGCCATAATCCCTGAGCATCTTGTTGTTTTGCAGTTCTGATCTTCATAAATTATCCCCCCAAGTATTCAGAGAAAGACTCCCTGCATTTCACTCCCTACCCTATATTCCTCCTGTTCTATCACCTCAGGATGGAGCAATAAACTGTTTTTATTTCCTGTGTTTTGAAAGCATCGTCACTCAGGTATTCTCGGATGAAATTTTAAAGATAGGTTGTATCTTACTCAGATCGGCCATCATTTTACCCTGAGGATTTTCTGATGAAAAAAAGCGCGTTATTTACCCTGCTGGCTCTGGCCTCGTTTAGCTCTCTCGCCAATGCAGAATCAGTTTTGCGCTTCGGTGTTGATCCAACGTTTGCCCCTTTTGAAACTAAGGCGGCAGACGGCAGCCTGGTGGGTTTTGACGTCGACCTGGGCAATGCCATCTGTCAGGAGTTAAAGGTGAAATGCCAGTGGGTTGAAACCGGCTTTGACAGCATCATCCCAGCTCTCGATGCTAAAAAGTTTGATGCAGTATTGTCCGCCATGTCCGTCACGCCAAAGCGCCAGGCTCAGGTTGATTTCTCCGACATGCTTTACCATATTCCAAGCGTCTTGGTGGCTAAAAAGGGCAGCGGTATCTTGCCCACTCCAGAATCTTTAAAAGGTAAATCCATCGGCGTAGCGCAGGGCACCATTCAGGAAGCCTACGCTCAAGCGCTATGGCAGAGCAAAGGGATTAACGTTGTGTCCTATCAGAATCAGGATTTAGTGAATCAGGATCTGCAGTCTGGCCGCGTTGATGCCACTCTGACGAATGCCGCGGCGGCCCAGTCGGGCTTCCTTGATACCGCAGCTGGCAAGGATTTTGCCTTTAGTGGCGAGATGCTGAACGATCCGAAATATCTGGGTGCCGGTACGGCCATTGGTCTGCGTAAAGGCGATAAAGAGCACGTGGATATGATCAACAAGGCCTTGGTCGCTATTCATCAAAACGGTACTTTTGAGAAAATTGAGAAAAAATACTTTAGCTTTGAAGTCTATAACAAAAAGTCCTAGTGCCACTCGACCAGCCTGATGCTGGCTGACAATCCAGAAATTAAATAAGGAAATACTGATGCTGCAAGGTTACGTGCGACTCCCAGATTTCAGCGTTCAACGTGATAGCTTTCTTGCGGCAGCACAAGCAGCAGGTGCCAAGGTTACACACTATCCCCATCCCTTAAAGGGCTTGGTAGGTGAAGCATTGGCAACCGATGTCGCCATTCTCGGTAACCCGCTTGCCTCACGTTTATTGGTGATAGTGTCAGGCACCCACGGCATTGAAGGCTATTATGGATCGCAAAGCCAGATTGACTGGCTGAAAATGAACTCTGCCGATCCCCTGCCTGCCGATACCGCCGTAGTGATGATCCACTTGATCAATCCTTGGGGGACCGCGCACCTTCGCCGAGTTAACGAAGACAACATGGATCTGAATCGAAACTTCGTAGATTTCAGTCAACCGCTGCCAGCCAATGCGCGATATGAAGATTTACATGATATTTATCTGAGTAAAGATCTTAATGGCCCACAGCGAGCCGCGGCAGATGATTTGATGGATAAACATGCACAGGAGTCTGGGTGGGCTGAGGTGAAGAAAATTGTTGAAGCCGGGCAATACGTTCACGCCGACGGTATT contains:
- a CDS encoding GNAT family N-acetyltransferase, with protein sequence MKIRTAKQQDAQGLWQLRNRAFRHGCAEVYESSTLSAFTPEIMPEGMKKVIAENQVFLIDASEGTTPCACGYLDLVTGNVEAIFTLPEYQGKGLASAIISAIKQQARSLDIKQLTLSSTPNAVGFYEKQGFSVVSRGKYFSHSAQTDLDCVEMIWRDR
- a CDS encoding VOC family protein yields the protein MFSHITLGINDFEQAFSFYNAVLTPLGLKLRFCDRSVPWAAWQLAEADRPLLVITRPQNKQAATPGNGQMTAFLTSSRALVDEIYKTAMASGGECEGKPGLRPDYHANYYGAYFRDLEGNKLHVCCHNDE
- a CDS encoding GNAT family N-acetyltransferase, which produces MEKYQLQMTDVIDDEIKKVIGDGLDSFNVDTAGIQDRQSLAIVVKDPETGKVLGGMLGRSSLGLLFVELFYLPKELRGSGLGSRILRQFEQEGARRGCSAAVLYTLSFQAPDFYTKHGWQRFGEVPCLPTGSSRVFMSKAILSPSLA
- a CDS encoding DUF2817 domain-containing protein, giving the protein MLQGYVRLPDFSVQRDSFLAAAQAAGAKVTHYPHPLKGLVGEALATDVAILGNPLASRLLVIVSGTHGIEGYYGSQSQIDWLKMNSADPLPADTAVVMIHLINPWGTAHLRRVNEDNMDLNRNFVDFSQPLPANARYEDLHDIYLSKDLNGPQRAAADDLMDKHAQESGWAEVKKIVEAGQYVHADGIFFGGQQPSWSNRTLLKIIQTHLSHAKTIISFDLHTGAGAYGNPMLMAIAQKAYPALQQARDVFGPWLYVLITGKNMGSDTGVTATATGYLSQFMLDNLPDAQLIQLVIECGTYDGETMHHLVRDDHWLHLHGDPQSAQGKKIKGELFEGFYPQDKDWQQLVQLRTQQIFNRAFSALPTL
- a CDS encoding HNH endonuclease, encoding MSAIPSAAGVLLLSHIQSTAYIVDNFDMPDNTIEKEDVADRDTVREIMIKARIGQGPYRKNLIDIWNGKCSATGLDYTELLIASHILPWSLSEPHERIDPFNGFLLSPNIDKLFDKGLISFTDEGALLLGKLITDEVLEKLGLSKSLEISAIKPQNLPYLARHRELFEFQTK
- a CDS encoding ABC transporter substrate-binding protein, which gives rise to MKKSALFTLLALASFSSLANAESVLRFGVDPTFAPFETKAADGSLVGFDVDLGNAICQELKVKCQWVETGFDSIIPALDAKKFDAVLSAMSVTPKRQAQVDFSDMLYHIPSVLVAKKGSGILPTPESLKGKSIGVAQGTIQEAYAQALWQSKGINVVSYQNQDLVNQDLQSGRVDATLTNAAAAQSGFLDTAAGKDFAFSGEMLNDPKYLGAGTAIGLRKGDKEHVDMINKALVAIHQNGTFEKIEKKYFSFEVYNKKS